A section of the Pseudomonas prosekii genome encodes:
- a CDS encoding autotransporter-associated beta strand repeat-containing protein — translation MDLRSVIAPISRVSPLFLAVRLSIVGVFVGVVSPQAMAACTPASPTAGATVTCSGVPSLPLFLNTFSSAVNDLTVNVNAGAQLNATLGGQALTLTGNNITLNNAGTIDPSLLGALSVLSTGAVIGNTGASVVNISNAATGIIRGTGALLGVNLASLNGMALNLSNGVGGSTNIVNNGSLGSVSLAGLTLFPADTPIVAVTGGSQVNVINAGTVTGRMAFETSASGNTFINSGTISGGVSMGAGSTNTFTAITGSTISAGGGIGLALGGLLGVNLTFAPTGQIDGGAGGVNTLTLQNPIGLGGGTTGAGTVSSDNYVNFNNLTVNSGTWTLQGPVVTGSTTLNGGIAQFNNSAAFGSGVLTANGGGLQASTGGLTLSNLINLGASGLQLMGSNAITLGNVISGSGGLTKTGSGQLILNGANTYLGSTTLNGGSVQLGNDQAFSTGTVTVGGSTVLQAPGAVTLNNALVLNSALGTSGVGSLTLAGAISGAGGISKNGSGTLALTGNNASYTGSTDLNAGTLSLANNNALGSGALNVNAAANLDTTTGVALNNAIALNGNLTLAGSNALTLNGLISGTSGLIKNGASTLTLTGNNTYQGPTALNAGALILASNTALGSGALNTAAGTSIDASIAVTLANAVNLGADLTVGGTQALNLTGVVSGAGGLIKNGSAALALGGNNSYVGDTALNAGSLILGSNSALGSGTLNAAAGTTLDASTAVALTNAVNTAGNLTVGGTSNLTLGGVVGGSGGLSKNGAANLTLNGANTFLGGTTLNAGSLTVGNANALGSGALTVAASSTLDANTGVAITNNIIANAALSVGGSNALSLGGVLSGSGNLIKNGAANLALNGVNTFQGGTTLNAGSITVGNAAALSTGALNVDGASTLTGSSALTLNNAINLNANLTTGGANALTLGGVIGGGNGLIKTGASSLTLTGANTYTGTTALNAGSLIVGSNTALGSGSLNVSAGTTLDASTAATLANGVNLAGNLTVAGSNALTLNGTVAGIGGLIKSGAADLTLNHANNYLGNTALNSGKLIVGASGALGSGALNAAGNTTLDSNTAVSLTNALNLAGALNVGGSADLTLAGTVNGAGSLVKNGAANLILNGSNNFLGGTTLNAGTVTVGSNSALGLGNLTVGGAATLNSIAPVSLGNNVVLNAGLSVGGTQALTLAGVVSGSGQLIKNDAANLTLNGINTFQGGTTLNAGSLTLGSGAALGTGGLIVGGTSTLDNSAAFTLANALTLNADLNVAGNNDLNLSGVIDGAAALNKNGLADLTLSGNNSFTGALNILSGSVTAISTGALGNTSGANVSAGASLNLGADVSLAGLSGSGDVAIGAGSTLSVGGINTTSTFDGGLSGTGGLTKVGSGILNLTGINGITGDTLVSGGTLDLSGSLGSSNVNVGSGGTLTGTGSLLGTLNVNSGGHLALSSGNQLSASSLVLGAGSNMDVALGTPSTSSLLNIGGNLTLDGSLNVTDAGGFGVGVYRLINYTGSLVDLGLDVGAIPVGYSLADLAVQTSVGNQINLLVSAPNVAIRFWDGSQSIANGSVDGGTGTWTAGGTNWTSVNGLVNQTWASDFAIFQGAAGTVTVDGTQTFNGMQFVTDGYNVIGGAAGQLTAVNGSGGNTAIRVDPGVTATLGVNINGAGTLAKLDTGTLVLNGANGYAGGTLLNGGTLVVGSNSALGSGTLTAASGVTLDSNAAVTLGNAVDLAGNLSVAGSNALTLNGAISGVGGLIKTGAANLTLGGNNSFLGPVALNAGALVLASNTALGNGVLNAANGTTLDAAAPISVNNAVNLAGNLGIGGSADLTLTGNLNGAGSLTKNGAANLTLNGSNGFLGGVNLNAGTLTAGNAAALGLGNLTVAGASTLDNSTALSLGNNVLLNANLAVAGSNDLTLGGVISGAGGLSKNGAANLTLNGVNSLSGGTTLNAGTLTLGNAAALGTGALTVAGASTLDNSAALVLANNLNVNAALDITGSNNLTLAGVVAGAGTLIKNGAADLTLSGNNTFTGTFDVANGSLTTLSTTALGNNAAVNLGAGTNLNLGASGSIASLSGSGTAQIGAGNTLSIGGNNANATFDGVLDGSGLLAKLGSGTLNLTGANSLTGDTSIDAGTLNVSGSLASTNVAVNSGATLTGSGALAGAVNVSDGGHLALATGSTLSVGALALSGNSNLDVGLGVPVVGGGNALLNVGGNLTLDGALNVSDIGGFGSGVYRLIDYVGGLTDNGLQVGNVPGSVLPGDLQVQTALANQVNLLVTAPNVTVQFWDGAQLLGNGAVDGGSGTWGSGTSNWTNVNGTANQAWANSFAVFQGTAGDVTLNGAQAITGMQFASNGYRLLNGTAGELTLVNGSLGNSTFRVDPNATATVDVAINGAGTLGKYDAGTLVLNGANGYTGGTALNGGTLVVGNNAALGSGALTAADGTTLDSNTAVNLANAVLLNGGLNVGGSNALTLNAVVSGSGRLSKNGLARLTLNGSNTYAGGTQLNAGTLVLGNNSAIGTGALDVAGTAQLDSTAALQLANDINLDGQLSLAGTQDTALSGDIAGTGSLVKNGSGALLLSGSNTYSGGTTLNGGSTSGTTASLQGAIVNNAALTFEQTSDGTYTGNLTGAGTLNKTGTGELLLTGTNSFTGDTNVQAGSLMVDGTLNSAKVTVASGATLGGSGQLGGAVQLASDATLVGGGNVAPLSFGTLALASGTVLDFTLGAATASTNVVNVAGNLTLDGTLNITDAGGFGTGVYQLFRYGGALTNNGLIYGSLPGAVLPASLTLQTALANQVNLLVESAPGQVQFWNGDKTNADGTIGGGSGTWGSDTNWTNANGTVSEGSNNQFAVFGGQGGTVTVVGNQGFTGLQVLDNGYRLVAGADGSLSPINALDGSLAAVRVNSGVTTEIAAPLVGTGGIEKLDSGTLVLSGANTYSGGTIVSGGTLVGNTASLQGRFLINARMLFAQLSSGRFNGVLSGTGNVVKQGAGLLLLTGDQPFSGTVDVEQGTLQVGDSSTPSTLGGQVNVANGAALSGNGSVGSINNNGLVVSGANARVLRVAGNLTNAPTGVLALTVTSPTVTPLAVGGAATLGGGLVVNNLLPYTGDASYALITAGGGVNGTFSATDLPEQAFLDTSLVYNANEVALSVSRNQNSFAAVAATSNQRAAASALSSNGVAGAALQNEIVNLSTAGARAAFDSLSGEIHASTASAILEDSRYIRDAVNDRMRQPSCSGPDDPRRALAPSENRLTSGGCHGEMVGWMRALGAWGEMDGGNGAASLDRNLSGFMLGTDKQIDAQWRAGMAAGYTRSDLDAHDRRSDATVESYHLAAYLNSQFDALAVRLGAAYSWHDIETKRDVNVGAYNDRLKGDYDARSAQVFGEVGYTVEAAGIALEPFAGLSYVNYDSDTVREKGGVGRLKADSNQDITFSTLGLRAGKVITLANGGQFTPRAAIGWRHAFGDTKPDADLSFIDGGASFTTQGVPIAKDSALLEAGVDFQISPAGKLGLGYSGQVSGKNEDHAMTISFSLGF, via the coding sequence GTGGACTTGAGATCCGTCATCGCCCCGATTTCGCGCGTTTCCCCACTTTTTCTTGCCGTACGCCTGAGCATTGTTGGCGTGTTTGTCGGGGTTGTCAGCCCGCAAGCGATGGCCGCGTGTACGCCCGCCAGCCCGACGGCGGGTGCGACGGTGACCTGTAGCGGCGTGCCGTCGTTGCCGCTGTTTCTCAACACCTTCTCCAGCGCGGTGAATGACCTCACCGTCAACGTCAATGCCGGCGCGCAACTCAACGCCACCCTGGGCGGGCAGGCGTTGACCCTCACGGGCAACAACATCACGTTGAATAACGCCGGGACCATTGACCCTTCGTTACTCGGCGCACTCAGCGTGTTAAGCACGGGCGCGGTCATCGGCAATACCGGCGCTTCGGTGGTCAACATCAGCAACGCCGCCACCGGGATCATTCGCGGTACCGGCGCCTTGCTGGGCGTCAACCTGGCCAGTCTCAACGGCATGGCGCTGAACCTCAGTAACGGCGTTGGCGGCAGCACCAACATCGTCAACAACGGCAGCCTCGGCTCGGTCTCCCTGGCGGGCCTGACGCTGTTTCCCGCCGACACCCCGATCGTCGCGGTCACTGGTGGTTCTCAAGTCAACGTGATCAACGCCGGCACAGTCACTGGGCGCATGGCGTTCGAAACCTCGGCCAGCGGCAATACCTTCATCAACTCCGGCACCATCAGTGGCGGCGTGTCGATGGGGGCGGGCAGCACCAACACCTTCACCGCGATTACCGGTTCAACCATTTCCGCTGGCGGCGGCATCGGCCTGGCATTGGGCGGGCTGCTCGGCGTCAACCTGACCTTCGCACCGACCGGGCAGATTGACGGCGGCGCTGGCGGGGTCAACACGTTGACCCTGCAGAACCCGATTGGCCTCGGCGGCGGCACCACTGGGGCCGGCACGGTGTCCAGCGACAACTACGTCAACTTCAACAACCTGACGGTCAACAGCGGCACCTGGACGCTGCAAGGTCCGGTGGTCACCGGCAGCACCACGCTCAATGGCGGTATCGCCCAATTCAACAACAGCGCGGCGTTCGGCAGCGGCGTACTGACGGCCAATGGCGGCGGGTTGCAGGCGAGCACTGGCGGCTTGACCCTGAGCAACCTGATCAACCTCGGCGCCAGCGGTTTGCAACTGATGGGCAGCAACGCCATCACGCTCGGCAACGTGATCAGCGGCAGCGGCGGCCTGACCAAGACTGGCAGCGGCCAACTGATCCTCAATGGCGCCAACACCTATTTGGGCAGCACCACCCTCAACGGCGGCTCGGTGCAACTGGGTAATGATCAGGCGTTCAGCACTGGCACGGTAACCGTCGGCGGTTCGACCGTACTGCAAGCGCCCGGCGCTGTCACGCTGAACAATGCCTTGGTGCTCAACAGCGCGCTCGGCACTTCCGGCGTCGGCAGCCTGACCCTCGCGGGTGCGATCAGCGGCGCTGGCGGCATTTCGAAAAACGGCAGCGGCACCCTGGCGCTGACCGGCAACAACGCCAGTTATACCGGTAGCACCGACCTTAACGCCGGCACTCTCAGCCTCGCCAACAACAACGCGCTCGGCAGCGGTGCGTTGAACGTTAACGCGGCGGCCAACCTCGACACCACCACCGGTGTAGCGCTGAACAATGCCATCGCGCTGAACGGTAATCTGACCCTCGCCGGGAGCAACGCGCTGACCCTCAATGGGCTGATTTCCGGCACCAGCGGCCTGATCAAAAACGGCGCGTCGACCCTGACGCTGACCGGCAACAACACCTATCAAGGCCCGACCGCACTGAATGCCGGCGCGCTGATTCTGGCGTCCAACACCGCGTTGGGCAGCGGCGCGTTGAACACGGCGGCGGGGACGTCGATCGATGCCAGCATCGCGGTCACGCTGGCCAACGCAGTCAACCTCGGCGCCGACCTGACCGTCGGCGGCACCCAGGCGTTGAACCTGACGGGCGTGGTCAGCGGCGCTGGCGGGCTGATCAAAAATGGCAGCGCCGCATTGGCGCTGGGCGGCAACAATAGCTATGTCGGCGACACCGCGCTCAACGCCGGCTCGCTGATTCTCGGCTCCAACAGCGCGTTGGGCAGCGGCACGTTGAACGCCGCCGCCGGCACCACGCTGGATGCCAGCACCGCCGTTGCGCTGACTAACGCGGTCAACACCGCCGGCAACCTGACCGTCGGCGGCACCTCTAATCTGACCCTCGGCGGGGTGGTCGGCGGCAGCGGCGGGCTGAGCAAAAACGGCGCGGCCAACCTCACACTTAACGGCGCCAACACTTTCCTCGGCGGCACCACGCTCAACGCCGGCAGCCTTACCGTCGGCAACGCCAATGCCTTGGGCAGCGGCGCACTGACCGTGGCCGCCTCTTCGACACTCGACGCCAATACTGGCGTGGCCATCACCAACAACATCATCGCCAACGCCGCACTGAGCGTCGGCGGCAGCAATGCCTTGAGCCTTGGCGGCGTGCTCAGCGGCAGCGGTAACTTGATCAAGAACGGCGCGGCGAATCTGGCGCTGAATGGCGTCAACACTTTCCAGGGCGGCACCACGCTGAATGCCGGCAGTATCACCGTCGGCAACGCCGCTGCATTGAGCACCGGCGCGCTGAACGTCGACGGCGCGAGCACCTTGACCGGCAGTTCGGCGCTGACCCTGAACAACGCAATCAACCTCAATGCCAACCTGACCACTGGCGGCGCCAACGCGCTGACCCTCGGCGGGGTGATTGGCGGCGGCAATGGCCTGATCAAGACCGGCGCTTCGAGCCTGACGCTGACCGGCGCCAATACCTACACCGGCACTACCGCGCTGAATGCCGGGTCGCTGATTGTCGGTTCCAACACGGCGCTGGGCAGCGGCTCGTTGAACGTCTCCGCCGGCACCACGCTCGATGCCAGCACCGCAGCGACGTTGGCCAACGGCGTGAACCTCGCCGGCAACCTGACCGTCGCCGGCAGCAACGCGCTGACCCTCAACGGCACCGTCGCCGGGATTGGCGGGCTGATCAAAAGTGGCGCGGCTGACTTGACGCTCAACCACGCCAATAACTACCTCGGCAACACGGCGCTGAACAGCGGCAAACTGATCGTCGGCGCCAGCGGTGCCTTGGGCTCGGGCGCGTTGAACGCGGCGGGCAATACCACACTGGACAGCAACACGGCGGTCAGCCTGACCAATGCGCTCAACCTCGCCGGTGCGTTGAATGTCGGCGGCAGCGCCGACCTGACCCTGGCGGGCACCGTCAACGGCGCCGGCAGCCTGGTGAAAAACGGCGCGGCGAATCTGATCCTCAACGGTTCCAACAACTTCCTCGGCGGCACCACGCTGAACGCCGGCACCGTGACCGTCGGCAGCAACTCGGCACTGGGGCTGGGCAACCTCACTGTTGGCGGCGCAGCGACCCTCAACAGCATTGCGCCGGTCAGCCTCGGCAACAACGTCGTGTTGAATGCCGGCCTGAGCGTCGGCGGCACACAAGCGCTGACCTTGGCCGGCGTGGTCAGCGGCAGCGGCCAATTGATCAAGAATGACGCCGCCAACCTGACTCTTAATGGCATCAACACGTTCCAGGGCGGCACCACGCTCAACGCCGGCAGCCTGACGTTGGGCAGTGGCGCCGCGCTTGGCACAGGAGGATTGATCGTCGGCGGCACCTCCACGCTGGATAACAGCGCGGCGTTCACCTTGGCCAACGCGCTGACCCTGAATGCTGACCTGAACGTGGCGGGCAATAACGACCTCAACCTCAGCGGCGTTATCGATGGCGCCGCCGCGCTGAACAAAAACGGCTTGGCCGACCTGACCCTCAGCGGCAACAACAGCTTCACCGGCGCGCTGAACATTCTGTCCGGCAGCGTCACCGCCATCAGCACCGGCGCTTTGGGCAACACCTCCGGGGCCAATGTCAGCGCCGGTGCCAGCCTCAATCTGGGCGCGGATGTCAGCCTCGCCGGCCTCAGCGGCAGCGGTGATGTCGCCATCGGCGCGGGCAGCACGTTGTCGGTCGGCGGCATCAACACCACCAGCACGTTCGACGGTGGTTTGTCCGGCACTGGCGGGCTGACCAAAGTCGGCAGCGGCATCCTCAACCTGACCGGGATCAACGGCATTACGGGCGACACATTGGTCAGCGGCGGCACCCTCGACCTCAGCGGGTCGCTGGGCAGCAGCAACGTCAACGTCGGCAGTGGCGGCACGTTGACCGGCACCGGCTCGTTGCTGGGCACGTTGAACGTGAACAGCGGCGGCCATCTGGCGCTGAGCAGCGGCAACCAGTTGTCCGCGTCTTCGCTGGTGCTGGGCGCCGGCTCGAACATGGACGTAGCGCTCGGCACGCCTTCCACCAGTTCGCTGCTGAACATCGGCGGCAACCTGACCCTCGACGGTTCGCTCAACGTCACCGACGCTGGCGGTTTTGGCGTCGGCGTGTATCGCCTGATCAACTACACCGGCAGCCTCGTCGACCTCGGTCTGGACGTCGGCGCGATTCCCGTCGGTTACAGCCTCGCCGATCTGGCGGTGCAAACCAGCGTCGGCAATCAGATCAACTTGCTGGTCTCGGCACCGAACGTGGCGATCCGTTTCTGGGATGGCAGCCAGTCGATTGCCAACGGCAGCGTCGATGGCGGCACTGGCACGTGGACGGCCGGCGGCACCAACTGGACCTCGGTCAACGGTTTGGTCAATCAGACCTGGGCCAGCGACTTCGCGATTTTCCAAGGCGCGGCGGGCACGGTGACGGTCGACGGTACGCAGACCTTCAACGGCATGCAGTTCGTCACCGATGGCTACAACGTGATCGGCGGTGCGGCGGGGCAACTCACCGCCGTCAATGGCAGCGGCGGCAACACGGCGATCCGCGTTGATCCGGGCGTGACCGCCACCCTCGGCGTCAACATCAATGGCGCCGGCACCCTGGCCAAACTCGACACTGGCACGCTGGTGCTCAACGGCGCCAACGGCTACGCCGGCGGCACGTTGCTCAATGGCGGCACACTGGTGGTGGGCAGCAACAGCGCGCTGGGCAGCGGCACTTTGACCGCCGCGTCGGGCGTGACTCTGGACAGCAACGCGGCAGTGACCCTCGGCAACGCCGTCGATCTGGCCGGCAATCTCAGCGTCGCGGGCAGCAACGCGTTGACCCTCAACGGCGCAATCAGTGGTGTTGGCGGTTTGATCAAAACCGGCGCGGCCAACCTGACCCTCGGCGGCAATAACAGCTTCCTCGGCCCGGTCGCACTGAACGCCGGCGCACTGGTGCTGGCCTCGAACACGGCGCTCGGCAACGGCGTATTGAACGCCGCCAACGGCACCACGCTGGACGCCGCTGCGCCAATCTCCGTCAACAACGCGGTGAACCTCGCCGGCAACCTTGGCATCGGCGGCAGCGCTGATCTGACCCTCACCGGCAACCTCAACGGCGCTGGCAGCCTGACCAAGAACGGCGCGGCCAACCTGACTTTGAATGGCAGCAATGGCTTCCTCGGTGGCGTCAACCTCAACGCCGGGACCTTGACCGCCGGCAATGCGGCGGCGCTGGGACTGGGCAATCTGACCGTCGCGGGCGCTTCGACGCTGGATAACAGCACGGCGTTGAGCCTGGGCAATAATGTGCTGCTGAACGCCAATCTCGCGGTCGCCGGCAGCAATGATCTGACCCTCGGCGGGGTAATCAGCGGCGCTGGAGGCTTGAGCAAAAATGGCGCGGCGAACCTGACCCTCAACGGCGTCAACAGCCTGTCGGGCGGCACCACGCTGAACGCCGGCACCCTGACTCTAGGCAACGCAGCGGCGCTGGGCACGGGCGCACTGACCGTCGCCGGCGCTTCGACGCTCGACAACAGCGCGGCGCTGGTGCTGGCCAACAACCTTAACGTCAATGCTGCGCTGGACATCACCGGCAGCAACAACCTGACGCTGGCCGGGGTCGTCGCGGGCGCAGGCACGTTGATCAAAAACGGCGCAGCCGACCTGACCCTCAGCGGCAACAACACCTTCACCGGCACCTTCGATGTGGCAAACGGCAGCCTGACCACCCTCAGCACCACGGCACTGGGTAACAACGCCGCGGTCAATCTGGGCGCGGGCACTAACCTCAACCTCGGCGCGTCCGGCAGCATTGCCAGCCTGAGCGGCAGCGGCACCGCGCAAATCGGCGCGGGCAATACGCTGAGCATTGGCGGCAACAACGCCAACGCCACGTTCGACGGTGTACTCGATGGCAGCGGTTTGCTGGCGAAACTCGGCAGCGGCACGCTCAACCTGACCGGCGCCAACAGCCTGACCGGCGACACCAGCATCGACGCCGGCACCTTGAACGTCAGCGGTTCGCTGGCGAGTACCAACGTCGCCGTCAATAGCGGCGCGACCCTGACTGGCAGCGGTGCGCTCGCAGGCGCGGTGAATGTTTCCGACGGCGGTCACCTTGCACTGGCGACCGGCAGCACGCTGTCGGTGGGTGCGTTGGCGTTGAGCGGCAATTCCAACCTCGATGTCGGCCTCGGTGTGCCCGTGGTCGGTGGCGGTAACGCGCTGCTGAATGTCGGCGGCAACTTGACCCTCGACGGTGCCTTGAACGTCAGCGACATCGGCGGTTTTGGCAGTGGCGTGTATCGGCTGATCGACTACGTCGGCGGCTTGACCGACAACGGTCTGCAGGTCGGCAACGTGCCGGGCAGTGTGCTGCCGGGTGATCTGCAAGTGCAGACTGCGCTGGCCAATCAGGTGAACTTGCTGGTAACCGCACCGAACGTCACCGTGCAATTCTGGGACGGCGCGCAACTGCTCGGCAACGGCGCGGTCGATGGCGGCAGCGGCACGTGGGGCAGCGGCACCAGCAACTGGACCAACGTCAACGGCACCGCCAATCAGGCGTGGGCCAACAGCTTTGCGGTGTTCCAGGGCACGGCGGGTGATGTCACCCTCAACGGAGCGCAAGCGATCACCGGCATGCAGTTCGCCAGCAACGGCTACCGCTTGTTGAATGGCACGGCCGGCGAACTGACGCTGGTCAACGGCAGCCTCGGCAACTCGACGTTCCGCGTCGATCCGAACGCTACCGCGACCGTCGACGTAGCGATCAATGGCGCCGGCACTTTGGGCAAATACGACGCCGGCACTTTGGTGCTCAACGGCGCCAACGGCTACACCGGCGGCACCGCGCTGAACGGCGGCACGCTGGTGGTGGGCAATAACGCGGCGCTCGGCAGCGGAGCATTGACCGCCGCGGACGGCACCACGCTGGACAGCAACACTGCCGTCAACCTGGCCAACGCAGTGCTGTTGAACGGTGGATTGAATGTTGGCGGTTCCAACGCCTTGACCCTCAACGCCGTGGTCAGCGGCAGCGGCAGATTGAGCAAAAACGGCTTGGCGCGGCTGACGTTGAACGGCAGCAACACCTACGCCGGCGGCACTCAATTGAATGCCGGCACGCTGGTGCTCGGCAACAACAGCGCAATCGGCACTGGCGCACTGGACGTTGCTGGCACCGCGCAACTCGACAGCACGGCCGCGCTGCAACTGGCCAACGACATCAACCTCGACGGCCAGCTGAGCCTGGCGGGCACGCAGGACACCGCGCTCAGTGGCGACATCGCCGGCACCGGCAGCCTGGTGAAAAACGGCAGCGGCGCCTTGTTGCTCAGCGGGTCCAACACCTACAGCGGCGGCACCACGCTGAACGGCGGCAGCACCAGTGGCACCACCGCCAGCCTGCAAGGCGCGATCGTCAACAACGCCGCGCTGACCTTCGAGCAAACCAGCGACGGCACCTACACCGGCAACCTCACTGGCGCCGGCACGCTGAACAAAACCGGGACCGGCGAATTGTTGCTGACCGGCACCAACAGCTTTACCGGCGACACCAACGTGCAGGCCGGTTCGCTGATGGTCGACGGCACGCTGAACAGCGCCAAGGTCACCGTCGCCAGCGGCGCCACTCTCGGTGGCAGCGGGCAACTCGGCGGCGCCGTGCAACTGGCCAGCGACGCAACATTGGTCGGTGGCGGCAACGTTGCGCCGCTGTCATTCGGCACGCTGGCGTTGGCCTCGGGCACGGTGCTCGACTTCACCCTCGGCGCGGCGACGGCTTCGACCAATGTGGTGAATGTCGCCGGTAACCTGACCCTCGACGGCACGCTGAACATCACTGATGCCGGCGGCTTTGGCACGGGCGTCTATCAACTGTTCCGCTACGGCGGTGCCCTGACCAACAATGGTTTGATCTACGGCAGCTTGCCCGGCGCGGTATTGCCGGCGAGCCTGACCTTGCAAACGGCGTTGGCCAATCAGGTCAATCTGCTGGTGGAAAGTGCGCCGGGCCAGGTGCAGTTCTGGAACGGCGACAAAACCAATGCTGACGGCACGATTGGCGGCGGCAGCGGCACCTGGGGTTCGGACACCAACTGGACCAACGCCAACGGCACCGTCAGCGAGGGTTCGAACAATCAGTTCGCAGTCTTTGGCGGGCAGGGCGGCACTGTCACCGTGGTCGGCAATCAGGGCTTTACCGGGTTGCAAGTGCTCGACAACGGTTATCGCCTGGTCGCAGGCGCGGACGGCAGTTTGAGCCCGATCAATGCGCTCGATGGCAGTCTGGCGGCCGTGCGCGTCAACAGTGGCGTGACCACGGAAATCGCCGCGCCGCTGGTGGGCACTGGCGGTATCGAGAAACTCGATTCCGGCACGTTGGTGCTCAGCGGCGCCAACACCTATAGCGGCGGCACCATTGTCAGCGGCGGCACGCTGGTCGGTAATACTGCCAGCCTGCAGGGTCGCTTCCTGATCAATGCGCGGATGCTGTTCGCCCAGCTCAGCAGCGGCCGGTTCAACGGCGTGCTCAGCGGCACCGGCAACGTGGTCAAGCAGGGCGCAGGTTTGTTGTTGCTGACCGGTGATCAGCCGTTCAGCGGCACAGTCGATGTCGAGCAAGGCACGTTGCAAGTCGGCGACAGCAGCACGCCAAGCACCCTCGGTGGCCAGGTCAATGTCGCCAATGGCGCGGCGTTGAGCGGCAATGGCAGCGTCGGTTCGATCAACAACAACGGGCTGGTGGTCTCCGGTGCCAATGCCAGGGTGCTGCGCGTCGCCGGCAACCTGACCAACGCGCCAACCGGCGTGCTGGCGCTGACCGTCACTTCGCCAACCGTCACGCCTTTGGCGGTCGGTGGCGCGGCAACCCTCGGCGGCGGTCTGGTGGTGAACAATCTGCTGCCCTATACCGGCGATGCGTCCTATGCGCTGATCACGGCGGGCGGCGGCGTCAACGGCACGTTCAGCGCCACCGATCTGCCGGAGCAGGCGTTCCTCGACACTTCGCTGGTGTACAACGCCAACGAGGTGGCACTGAGCGTCAGCCGCAATCAAAACTCGTTCGCCGCGGTCGCTGCTACCAGCAACCAACGCGCAGCCGCTTCGGCGCTGAGCAGTAACGGTGTGGCGGGCGCAGCGTTGCAAAACGAGATCGTCAACCTGAGCACGGCCGGTGCCCGTGCGGCATTCGACAGTCTGTCCGGGGAGATTCACGCGAGCACCGCCAGCGCGATTCTCGAAGATTCGCGCTACATCCGCGACGCGGTCAACGACCGCATGCGCCAGCCGTCCTGCAGTGGGCCGGATGATCCGCGCCGCGCGTTGGCGCCCAGCGAAAATCGCCTGACCAGTGGCGGCTGCCACGGCGAAATGGTCGGCTGGATGCGCGCACTTGGCGCCTGGGGCGAGATGGACGGGGGCAATGGCGCCGCCAGTCTTGATCGCAACCTCAGCGGTTTCATGCTCGGCACCGACAAGCAGATCGACGCTCAGTGGCGTGCCGGGATGGCCGCCGGTTACACCCGCAGCGACCTCGACGCGCACGACCGTCGCTCCGACGCCACGGTCGAAAGCTACCACTTGGCGGCGTACCTCAACTCGCAGTTCGATGCCTTGGCGGTGCGTTTGGGCGCGGCTTACAGCTGGCACGACATCGAGACCAAACGCGACGTCAACGTCGGCGCCTACAACGATCGGTTGAAAGGTGATTACGACGCGCGCAGCGCCCAGGTGTTCGGCGAAGTCGGTTACACCGTCGAAGCGGCCGGCATTGCTCTGGAACCGTTTGCCGGCCTGTCCTACGTCAATTACGACAGCGACACGGTGCGTGAGAAGGGCGGCGTCGGGCGCCTGAAAGCGGATTCCAATCAGGACATCACCTTCTCGACCCTGGGCTTGCGCGCCGGCAAAGTCATCACTCTGGCCAACGGCGGGCAATTCACCCCGCGCGCGGCCATCGGCTGGCGCCACGCGTTCGGCGACACCAAACCGGATGCCGACCTGAGCTTCATCGACGGCGGCGCTTCGTTCACCACCCAAGGCGTACCGATCGCCAAGGACAGCGCGCTGCTGGAGGCGGGCGTGGACTTCCAGATCAGCCCGGCCGGCAAACTCGGTCTGGGCTACTCGGGGCAGGTCTCGGGTAAAAACGAGGACCACGCGATGACCATCAGCTTCAGCCTCGGCTTCTGA